A portion of the Mauremys reevesii isolate NIE-2019 linkage group 18, ASM1616193v1, whole genome shotgun sequence genome contains these proteins:
- the DHX37 gene encoding probable ATP-dependent RNA helicase DHX37 isoform X1 — translation MGRARKRHNWKARLPGGAGGQPPPASEPVQLELGDEAKLKGVDGSNALVLPGKKTKTKKVACDTQREKKPLSKKQRKILQKVLEQKEKKNQRAELLRKLNEVQASEVEMKLLYTTSKLGIGERMYQTKRTVQEAGTTCPEKISSISGANKKRRRLDMELETEKKTESSDSSDEDEEEEHKEAIEKTVTDSFNFGKVEECIKKPLNSDQALPSTPALQKVCHKPSSKPAVFIPVDRSPEIQEARLKLPILAEEQVIMEAINENPVVIICGETGSGKTTQVPQFLYEAGYASSDGIIGITEPRRVAAVSMSHRVAKEMNISRRVVSYQIRYEGNVTDETKIKFMTDGVLLKEIQKDFLLLKYKVIIIDEAHERSVYTDILIGLLSRIVPLRGKKGQPMKLIIMSATLRVEDFTDNKKLFPAVPPAIQVDARQFPVTVHFNKRTPVDDYNGECFRKVCKIHRMLPAGGILVFLTGQAEVHSLCRRLRKAFPFRKNKTEGGEEKEESVEETRKFKKSRQKKTMPLPKIDLNSYSVLPVDEGDEDREAEMDDDEDAVGSDIDLDLGDDGLEEGEKSDSSLPLYVLPLYSLLAPEKQAKVFRPPPLGTRLCVVATNVAETSLTIPSIKYVVDCGKVKKRFYDKVTGVSSFRVTWTSQASANQRAGRAGRTEPGHCYRLYSSAVFSDFEKFSPPEITRRPVEDLILQMKALNIEKVINFPFPTPPPAEALAAAEELLIALGALKEPPKTGRLKDLQIAKLSCPISPLGVTMASFPVAPRYAKMLALSKQHDCLPYAITVVAAMTVRELFEEFERPAVSEEETEKLKGKKARVIQMRRIWAGQGPFQKLGDLMVMLGAVGACEYAGCTPKFCEANGLRYKAMVEIRRLRGQLTTAVNSVCPDAGLFVDPKMKPPTETQVTYLRQIVLAGLGDHIARRIQVEELLDEKWKNAYKTPLLDDPVFIHPNSVLFKQLPEFVVYQEIVETTQMYMKGVSAIESEWIPVLLPPYCHFGKPLENPPPFYCPETGRIRCHRPSVFYRVGWQLPAVEVDYPEGIDRYKYVAKFLLEGKIIKQLGSYKRCLLSSPLTMLKTWSKLQPRTEILLKALVSESADSRDALLAAWKKNPKYLLSAYCQWIPEVMHDDVAKRWPPVTL, via the exons aTGGGCAGAGCTCGCAAGAGGCACAACTGGAAGGCGCGGCTGCCGGGGGGCGCCGGGGGGCAGCCGCCGCCCGCCTCGGAGCCTgtgcagctggagctggggg ATGAGGCAAAGCTGAAAGGAGTGGATGGAAGTAATGCCCTGGTCCTGCCAGGGAAAAAGACAAAGACGAAAAAAGTAGCTTGTGACACACAACGAGAGAAGAAGCCCCTGAGCAAAAAACAGAGGAAAATATTGCAGAAAGTTTTAGagcagaaagagaagaaaaatcag cgAGCTGAATTGCTAAGGAAGTTAAATGAGGTCCAGGCTTCTGAGGTTGAAATGAAACTTCTGTACACCACTTCCAAGTTGGGTATTGGAGAACGCATGTACCAGACCAAACG GACAGTACAAGAAGCAGGCACCACGTGTCCGGAGAAGATTAGTAGCATCAGTGGTGCAAATAAAAAAAGGCGCAGACTAGATATGGAACTGGAGACTGAGAAGAAGACTGAATCCTCTGATAGTTCTGATGAGGATGAAGAGGAAGAGCATAAAGAAGCAATTGAAAAGACAGTCACTGACAGCTTTAACTTTGGAAAGGTGGAAGAATGCATTAAGAAGCCACTGAATAGTGATCAGGCTCTTCCTAGCACGCCAGCTCTTCAAAAAGTTTGTCATAAGCCATCTTCCAAGCCTGCAGTTTTCATCCCAGTGGACAGGTCACCTGAGATACAG GAAGCGAGACTAAAGCTTCCTATCCTCGCTGAAGAACAAGTTATCATGGAAGCTATTAATGAGAATCCTGTTGTCATCATATGCGGAGAAACCGGGAGTGGTAAAACCACTcaagtgcctcagtttctgtATGAAGCGGGCTATGCCAG TTCCGATGGCATCATTGGAATCACAGAGCCTCGGCGTGTAGCCGCAGTGTCTATGTCTCATCGGGTCGCTAAGGAAATGAATATTTCACGCAG GGTAGTTTCATATCAAATACGTTATGAAGGAAACGTTACAGATGAAACCAAAATTAAGTTCATGACGGATGGTGTGCTACTGAAAGAAATTCAGAAG GACTTCTTGCTTTTGAAGTACAAAGTGATCATTATTGATGAGGCCCATGAAAGAAGTGTGTACACCGATATCCTGATTGGCCTCCTATCTCGCATCGTGCCCCTTCGTGGAAAG AAAGGGCAGCCTATGAAGCTAATCATTATGTCTGCCACCCTTCGTGTTGAAGACTTCACTGATAACAAGAAACTCTTTCCTGCTGTTCCTCCTGCTATACAG GTAGATGCAAGGCAATTCCCTGTGACTGTTCATTTTAATAAGAGAACGCCAGTGGATGACTACAATGGGGAATGTTTCAGAAAAGTCTGTAAAATCCACCGAATGTTACCCGCAG GAGGGATTTTGGTGTTCTTAACCGGCCAAGCAGAAGTACACTCGCTCTGTAGAAGACTAAGAAAAGCCTTTCCATTCCggaaaaataaaactgaag GAGGTGAAGAGAAGGAAGAATCAGTTGAAGAAACCAGGAAATTTAAGAAATCCAGACAGAAGAAAACtatg CCACTCCCCAAAATCGATCTGAACAGTTACTCCGTTTTGCCAGTGGACGAGGGCGATGAGGACAGAGAAGCTGAAATGGATGATGACGAGGATGCTGTGGGCTCTGACATTGACCTAGACTTGGGGGATGATGGACTCGAGGAAG GCGAGAAGTCTGATTCTTCCCTTCCACTCTACGTGCTCCCACTCTACTCTTTACTAGCACCAGAAAAGCAAGCCAAG GTGTTCCGACCTCCTCCTCTTGGAACAAGACTGTGCGTTGTCGCAACCAACGTGGCTGAGACGTCTCTCACTATCCCCAGCATTAAATACGTGGTTGACTGCGGGAAAGTCAAGAAACGCTTCTATGACAAAGTTACTGGGGTTTCGTCTTTCAGAGTCACCTGGACGTCTCAAGCATCTGCAAACCAGCGGGCAGGACGAGCTGGCCGCACGGAGCCAGGGCACTGTTACAG GCTCTATTCATCTGCAGTTTTCAGTGACTTTGAGAAATTTTCTCCTCCGGAAATTACAAGGCGACCTGTGGAAGACTTGATTCTACAGATGAAAGCGTTAAACATTGAAAAG GTGATCAACTTCCCTTTTCCAaccccacctccagcagaggcaCTTGCAGCTGCTGAAGAGTTACTGATAGCGCTTGGAGCCCTGAAGGAGCCACCCAAGACAGGAAG GCTGAAAGATCTGCAGATAGCAAAGCTGAGCTGTCCAATTAGTCCCTTGGGCGTGACCATGGCATCCTTTCCTGTGGCCCCACGCTATGCTAAGATGCTTGCTTTAAGTAAACAGCACGACTGCCTGCCGTATGCCATTACCGTAGTGGCGGCAATGACCGTTCGAGAGCTCTTTGAGGAGTTTGAGAG ACCAGCTGTAAGTGAAGAAGAGACGGAGAAGCTCAAGGGGAAGAAAGCAAGAGTTATACAGATGCGAAGGATCTGGGCTGGACAAGGGCCTTTTCAAAAGCTAGGAGACCTCATGGTGATGTTAG GAGCCGTGGGGGCCTGTGAGTATGCAGGGTGTACTCCTAAATTCTGTGAGGCCAATGGGCTGCGATACAAAGCGATGGTGGAAATCAGGCGCTTACGGGGGCAGCTGACGACAGCAG TGAATTCAGTCTGCCCCGATGCTGGCCTCTTCGTTGATCCAAAAATGAAGCCTCCCACGGAGACCCAGGTGACCTATTTGAGACAGATAGTGTTGGCGGGGTTAGGGGATCATATTGCCCGAAGGATCCAGGTGGAGGAGCTTCTGGATGAGAAATGGAAAAATGCCTACAAG ACTCCTCTGCTGGATGACCCTGTCTTTATCCACCCGAATTCTGTCCTCTTCAAACAACTCCCAGAGTTTGTGGTGTATCAAGAAATTGTTGAAACTACTCAAATGTACATGAAAG GTGTTTCGGCCATTGAATCTGAGTGGATCCCGGTCCTGCTACCTCCATACTGTCACTTTGGGAAACCTTTGGAAAATCCTCCTCCATTTTATTGCCCTGAAACAGGCAGAATAAGATGCCACAGACCAAGTGTTTTCT ATCGAGTAGGCTGGCAGCTTCCAGCAGTGGAGGTAGATTACCCAGAGGGTATTGATCGCTACAAATACGTTGCCAAATTTTTACTGGAAGGAAAA ATCATTAAACAGCTGGGCTCTTATAAGCGTTGTTTGCTGTCCAGTCCGCTCACAATGCTGAAGACATGGTCCAA gcttcagccccggaCAGAAATCCTGCTGAAGGCTCTcgtttcagaaagtgctgatagTCGTGATGCTTTGCTGGCTGcgtggaaaaaaaatcccaaat ACTTGCTGTCTGCATATTGCCAGTGGATCCCCGAAGTTATGCACGATGACGTAGCCAAACGCTGGCCACCTGTGACATTGTGA
- the DHX37 gene encoding probable ATP-dependent RNA helicase DHX37 isoform X2: MKLLYTTSKLGIGERMYQTKRTVQEAGTTCPEKISSISGANKKRRRLDMELETEKKTESSDSSDEDEEEEHKEAIEKTVTDSFNFGKVEECIKKPLNSDQALPSTPALQKVCHKPSSKPAVFIPVDRSPEIQEARLKLPILAEEQVIMEAINENPVVIICGETGSGKTTQVPQFLYEAGYASSDGIIGITEPRRVAAVSMSHRVAKEMNISRRVVSYQIRYEGNVTDETKIKFMTDGVLLKEIQKDFLLLKYKVIIIDEAHERSVYTDILIGLLSRIVPLRGKKGQPMKLIIMSATLRVEDFTDNKKLFPAVPPAIQVDARQFPVTVHFNKRTPVDDYNGECFRKVCKIHRMLPAGGILVFLTGQAEVHSLCRRLRKAFPFRKNKTEGGEEKEESVEETRKFKKSRQKKTMPLPKIDLNSYSVLPVDEGDEDREAEMDDDEDAVGSDIDLDLGDDGLEEGEKSDSSLPLYVLPLYSLLAPEKQAKVFRPPPLGTRLCVVATNVAETSLTIPSIKYVVDCGKVKKRFYDKVTGVSSFRVTWTSQASANQRAGRAGRTEPGHCYRLYSSAVFSDFEKFSPPEITRRPVEDLILQMKALNIEKVINFPFPTPPPAEALAAAEELLIALGALKEPPKTGRLKDLQIAKLSCPISPLGVTMASFPVAPRYAKMLALSKQHDCLPYAITVVAAMTVRELFEEFERPAVSEEETEKLKGKKARVIQMRRIWAGQGPFQKLGDLMVMLGAVGACEYAGCTPKFCEANGLRYKAMVEIRRLRGQLTTAVNSVCPDAGLFVDPKMKPPTETQVTYLRQIVLAGLGDHIARRIQVEELLDEKWKNAYKTPLLDDPVFIHPNSVLFKQLPEFVVYQEIVETTQMYMKGVSAIESEWIPVLLPPYCHFGKPLENPPPFYCPETGRIRCHRPSVFYRVGWQLPAVEVDYPEGIDRYKYVAKFLLEGKIIKQLGSYKRCLLSSPLTMLKTWSKLQPRTEILLKALVSESADSRDALLAAWKKNPKYLLSAYCQWIPEVMHDDVAKRWPPVTL; encoded by the exons ATGAAACTTCTGTACACCACTTCCAAGTTGGGTATTGGAGAACGCATGTACCAGACCAAACG GACAGTACAAGAAGCAGGCACCACGTGTCCGGAGAAGATTAGTAGCATCAGTGGTGCAAATAAAAAAAGGCGCAGACTAGATATGGAACTGGAGACTGAGAAGAAGACTGAATCCTCTGATAGTTCTGATGAGGATGAAGAGGAAGAGCATAAAGAAGCAATTGAAAAGACAGTCACTGACAGCTTTAACTTTGGAAAGGTGGAAGAATGCATTAAGAAGCCACTGAATAGTGATCAGGCTCTTCCTAGCACGCCAGCTCTTCAAAAAGTTTGTCATAAGCCATCTTCCAAGCCTGCAGTTTTCATCCCAGTGGACAGGTCACCTGAGATACAG GAAGCGAGACTAAAGCTTCCTATCCTCGCTGAAGAACAAGTTATCATGGAAGCTATTAATGAGAATCCTGTTGTCATCATATGCGGAGAAACCGGGAGTGGTAAAACCACTcaagtgcctcagtttctgtATGAAGCGGGCTATGCCAG TTCCGATGGCATCATTGGAATCACAGAGCCTCGGCGTGTAGCCGCAGTGTCTATGTCTCATCGGGTCGCTAAGGAAATGAATATTTCACGCAG GGTAGTTTCATATCAAATACGTTATGAAGGAAACGTTACAGATGAAACCAAAATTAAGTTCATGACGGATGGTGTGCTACTGAAAGAAATTCAGAAG GACTTCTTGCTTTTGAAGTACAAAGTGATCATTATTGATGAGGCCCATGAAAGAAGTGTGTACACCGATATCCTGATTGGCCTCCTATCTCGCATCGTGCCCCTTCGTGGAAAG AAAGGGCAGCCTATGAAGCTAATCATTATGTCTGCCACCCTTCGTGTTGAAGACTTCACTGATAACAAGAAACTCTTTCCTGCTGTTCCTCCTGCTATACAG GTAGATGCAAGGCAATTCCCTGTGACTGTTCATTTTAATAAGAGAACGCCAGTGGATGACTACAATGGGGAATGTTTCAGAAAAGTCTGTAAAATCCACCGAATGTTACCCGCAG GAGGGATTTTGGTGTTCTTAACCGGCCAAGCAGAAGTACACTCGCTCTGTAGAAGACTAAGAAAAGCCTTTCCATTCCggaaaaataaaactgaag GAGGTGAAGAGAAGGAAGAATCAGTTGAAGAAACCAGGAAATTTAAGAAATCCAGACAGAAGAAAACtatg CCACTCCCCAAAATCGATCTGAACAGTTACTCCGTTTTGCCAGTGGACGAGGGCGATGAGGACAGAGAAGCTGAAATGGATGATGACGAGGATGCTGTGGGCTCTGACATTGACCTAGACTTGGGGGATGATGGACTCGAGGAAG GCGAGAAGTCTGATTCTTCCCTTCCACTCTACGTGCTCCCACTCTACTCTTTACTAGCACCAGAAAAGCAAGCCAAG GTGTTCCGACCTCCTCCTCTTGGAACAAGACTGTGCGTTGTCGCAACCAACGTGGCTGAGACGTCTCTCACTATCCCCAGCATTAAATACGTGGTTGACTGCGGGAAAGTCAAGAAACGCTTCTATGACAAAGTTACTGGGGTTTCGTCTTTCAGAGTCACCTGGACGTCTCAAGCATCTGCAAACCAGCGGGCAGGACGAGCTGGCCGCACGGAGCCAGGGCACTGTTACAG GCTCTATTCATCTGCAGTTTTCAGTGACTTTGAGAAATTTTCTCCTCCGGAAATTACAAGGCGACCTGTGGAAGACTTGATTCTACAGATGAAAGCGTTAAACATTGAAAAG GTGATCAACTTCCCTTTTCCAaccccacctccagcagaggcaCTTGCAGCTGCTGAAGAGTTACTGATAGCGCTTGGAGCCCTGAAGGAGCCACCCAAGACAGGAAG GCTGAAAGATCTGCAGATAGCAAAGCTGAGCTGTCCAATTAGTCCCTTGGGCGTGACCATGGCATCCTTTCCTGTGGCCCCACGCTATGCTAAGATGCTTGCTTTAAGTAAACAGCACGACTGCCTGCCGTATGCCATTACCGTAGTGGCGGCAATGACCGTTCGAGAGCTCTTTGAGGAGTTTGAGAG ACCAGCTGTAAGTGAAGAAGAGACGGAGAAGCTCAAGGGGAAGAAAGCAAGAGTTATACAGATGCGAAGGATCTGGGCTGGACAAGGGCCTTTTCAAAAGCTAGGAGACCTCATGGTGATGTTAG GAGCCGTGGGGGCCTGTGAGTATGCAGGGTGTACTCCTAAATTCTGTGAGGCCAATGGGCTGCGATACAAAGCGATGGTGGAAATCAGGCGCTTACGGGGGCAGCTGACGACAGCAG TGAATTCAGTCTGCCCCGATGCTGGCCTCTTCGTTGATCCAAAAATGAAGCCTCCCACGGAGACCCAGGTGACCTATTTGAGACAGATAGTGTTGGCGGGGTTAGGGGATCATATTGCCCGAAGGATCCAGGTGGAGGAGCTTCTGGATGAGAAATGGAAAAATGCCTACAAG ACTCCTCTGCTGGATGACCCTGTCTTTATCCACCCGAATTCTGTCCTCTTCAAACAACTCCCAGAGTTTGTGGTGTATCAAGAAATTGTTGAAACTACTCAAATGTACATGAAAG GTGTTTCGGCCATTGAATCTGAGTGGATCCCGGTCCTGCTACCTCCATACTGTCACTTTGGGAAACCTTTGGAAAATCCTCCTCCATTTTATTGCCCTGAAACAGGCAGAATAAGATGCCACAGACCAAGTGTTTTCT ATCGAGTAGGCTGGCAGCTTCCAGCAGTGGAGGTAGATTACCCAGAGGGTATTGATCGCTACAAATACGTTGCCAAATTTTTACTGGAAGGAAAA ATCATTAAACAGCTGGGCTCTTATAAGCGTTGTTTGCTGTCCAGTCCGCTCACAATGCTGAAGACATGGTCCAA gcttcagccccggaCAGAAATCCTGCTGAAGGCTCTcgtttcagaaagtgctgatagTCGTGATGCTTTGCTGGCTGcgtggaaaaaaaatcccaaat ACTTGCTGTCTGCATATTGCCAGTGGATCCCCGAAGTTATGCACGATGACGTAGCCAAACGCTGGCCACCTGTGACATTGTGA